One window of Cervus elaphus chromosome 2, mCerEla1.1, whole genome shotgun sequence genomic DNA carries:
- the LOC122676216 gene encoding thyroid hormone-inducible hepatic protein, producing the protein MGDKATMQVLAKRYPKNCLLTVMDRYLAVVRNMEQVVMIPSLLRDMQLSAHGHQAQAGASDLYSYFTMLKAIRTDVEHGPLPRQEWRAKAAGGKANGAETEAGETEEAEEERVLGQLDLEAQLHLHFASLHHILTHLTLKAEEVTRRYQEKTGQAM; encoded by the coding sequence ATGGGAGATAAAGCCACCATGCAGGTGCTGGCCAAGCGCTACCCCAAGAACTGCCTGCTGACCGTCATGGACCGGTACTTGGCCGTGGTGCGCAACATGGAGCAGGTGGTGATGATCCCCAGCCTTCTGCGGGACATGCAGCTGAGCGCACACGGGCACCAGGCCCAGGCAGGCGCCTCCGACCTCTACAGCTACTTCACCATGCTCAAGGCCATCCGCACGGATGTGGAGCACGGGCCGCTGCCCCGGCAGGAGTGGCGGGCCAAGGCGGCAGGTGGCAAAGCCAATGGAGCTGAGACTGAAGCTGGAGAGACGGAAGAGGCTGAGGAGGAGAGGGTGTTGGGGCAGCTGGACCTGGAAGCCCAGCTGCACCTGCACTTCGCTAGCCTTCATCACATCCTCACCCATCTTACCCTGAAAGCCGAGGAGGTGACAAGGAGATACCAGGAGAAAACGGGACAGGCCATGTAG
- the NDUFC2 gene encoding NADH dehydrogenase [ubiquinone] 1 subunit C2, which yields MMTGRQARAPLQFLPDEARSLPPPKLTDPRLAFAGFLGYCSGLIDNAIRRRPVLSAGLHRQLLYITSFVFVGYYLLKRQDYMYAVRDHDMFSYIKSHPEDFPEKDKKTYREVFEEFHPVR from the exons ATGATGACTGGACGGCAGGCCCGAGCGCCCTTACAGTTCCTGCCTGATGAGGCCCGGAGCCTGCCGCCGCCGAAACTGACTGACCCGCGGCTCGCCTTCGCCGGCTTCTTGGGCTACTGCTCCGGCCTGATTGATAACGCGATCCGGCGGAGGCCGGTGCTGTCGGCCG GTTTGCATCGCCAGCTTCTATATATtacttcctttgtttttgttggatattatcttttaaaacgTCAAGACTATATGTATGCTGTGAGGGACCACGATATGTTCTCATATATAAAGTCAcatccagaggattttcctgaaaAAG ataaGAAGACTTACAGGGAAGTTTTTGAAGAATTCCATCCAGTGCGTTGA
- the LOC122676248 gene encoding glycine cleavage system H protein, mitochondrial-like, giving the protein MALQAVRSVRAAVGSLRAISAPSAPCSPRPWGLRAGAVRALRTGPALLSVRKFTEKHEWLTTENGVGTVGISNFAQEALGDVVYCSLPEVGTKLNKQEEFGALESVKAASELYSPLSGEVTEINTALAENPGLVNKSCYEDGWLIKMTFSNPSELDELMSEEAYEKYIKSIEE; this is encoded by the coding sequence ATGGCGCTGCAAGCGGTGCGGAGCGTGCGGGCCGCGGTCGGCAGCCTGCGCGCCATCTCGGCACCCAGCGCGCCCTGCTCGCCGCGGCCATGGGGACTGCGGGCGGGTGCAGTCCGGGCACTGCGCACCGGCCCTGCTCTGCTGTCGGTGCggaaattcacagaaaaacaCGAATGGCTAACAACAGAAAACGGTGTTGGAACAGTGGGAATCAGCAATTTTGCACAGGAAGCTTTGGGAGATGTTGTTTACTGTAGTCTGCCTGAAGTTGGGACAAAGTTGAACAAACAAGAGGAGTTTGGCGCTTTGGAAAGTGTGAAAGCTGCTAGTGAACTCTATTCCCCTCTATCAGGAGAAGTAACTGAAATTAATACAGCTCTAGCAGAAAATCCAGGACTTGTCAACAAGTCTTGTTATGAAGATGGTTGGCTGATCAAGATGACATTCAGTAACCCTTCAGAACTAGATGAACTAATGAGTGaagaagcatatgaaaaatacataaaatctatTGAGGAATGA